In Halobaculum halobium, a genomic segment contains:
- a CDS encoding CARDB domain-containing protein has protein sequence MQDTSTAIPDLFERYRSALEGGDLPEAIEYAVRIDDTESSVDSLLTDFRTAVENDERVLARTILGQIADAYERDGQEFQARTQRAMTAIEEGTLTESEREELLAFTRAAAQTDLTRTGFLVDAVNFFEGTQEGSALVETTDQVRRTESDIDEASDTVSSVTSEASLTASPSILGSTAPEELTQGTSVEMVATVGNVGDAESAALSVSVDADDGIKPNRSSVDVGRLAGGDRTEVTVEFTGQRAGSHSVTVALEADGSVVESVSETFDVRETAQSVREAISGGGSGELDATDIRTAITHWSNDTQVPGTGGKTVDTETIQRLVTEWVAANGGGSNV, from the coding sequence ATGCAGGACACATCTACAGCCATCCCAGATCTGTTCGAGCGGTACAGGAGCGCGCTTGAGGGCGGCGACCTTCCCGAGGCTATTGAGTACGCCGTTCGAATCGACGACACCGAATCGAGCGTCGACTCCCTACTGACGGACTTCCGGACGGCGGTCGAGAACGACGAGCGAGTCCTCGCCCGAACCATTCTCGGACAGATCGCCGACGCCTACGAGCGCGACGGGCAGGAGTTCCAAGCTCGCACCCAGCGCGCGATGACGGCCATCGAGGAAGGGACGCTTACCGAGTCCGAGCGGGAGGAACTGCTCGCGTTCACCCGGGCCGCCGCCCAGACTGATCTGACGCGGACGGGCTTTCTCGTCGACGCGGTGAACTTCTTCGAGGGAACCCAGGAGGGATCGGCGCTGGTCGAGACGACCGACCAAGTCCGTCGGACCGAGAGTGACATCGACGAAGCCTCGGACACGGTCTCGTCGGTCACCTCGGAGGCGTCGCTCACCGCGTCCCCCAGCATTCTCGGGAGCACGGCGCCCGAGGAGCTGACGCAGGGGACGAGCGTCGAGATGGTCGCGACCGTCGGCAACGTCGGCGACGCCGAGTCAGCCGCCCTCTCGGTGAGCGTCGACGCCGACGATGGAATCAAGCCGAACCGTTCCTCGGTTGACGTGGGACGGCTCGCCGGCGGCGACCGAACGGAGGTGACCGTCGAGTTCACCGGTCAGCGGGCCGGCTCGCACTCCGTGACGGTCGCGCTGGAGGCCGATGGCTCGGTCGTCGAGTCGGTGAGCGAGACATTCGACGTTCGAGAGACGGCCCAATCCGTCCGCGAGGCGATCTCGGGCGGCGGCTCGGGGGAACTCGACGCGACCGACATCAGGACCGCGATCACCCACTGGTCGAACGACACGCAGGTGCCCGGAACGGGCGGGAAAACTGTCGACACCGAGACGATTCAACGGCTCGTCACCGAATGGGTCGCGGCGAACGGAGGCGGCTCGAATGTGTGA
- a CDS encoding NEW3 domain-containing protein translates to MCDRSAESGYGTRWLYTAIVALTVVAAATTAPVAAQSNGGLGLSIDPVRDTVEPGETVQIGVTVENAGGEVAPGTVLALDPLPDGWTVDSWSGTDAAYRNSTNEWLWTAVDPGETLKFTVVVAVSADAAGEGSVAGTLSDGRDREASASATIRVRGTDTTAASSDSGAANDAADAQSRVGELRTAVETPGFGPAPALIGILLAAAGLAVRRRGR, encoded by the coding sequence ATGTGTGATCGCTCGGCCGAGAGCGGATACGGTACGCGGTGGCTGTACACGGCGATCGTCGCGCTGACGGTCGTTGCCGCGGCGACGACTGCACCGGTCGCGGCCCAGTCCAACGGGGGGCTCGGGCTCTCGATCGATCCGGTTCGCGATACCGTCGAACCCGGCGAGACGGTGCAGATCGGCGTGACCGTCGAGAACGCCGGCGGTGAAGTCGCGCCCGGAACGGTGTTGGCGTTGGACCCGCTGCCCGACGGGTGGACGGTCGACTCGTGGTCGGGCACCGACGCGGCGTACCGAAACTCGACGAACGAGTGGCTATGGACGGCGGTCGATCCCGGCGAGACGCTGAAGTTCACTGTGGTCGTGGCTGTGTCGGCCGACGCCGCGGGCGAGGGATCGGTGGCGGGCACGCTGAGCGACGGACGGGATCGAGAGGCCTCGGCGAGTGCGACGATCCGCGTGCGCGGGACGGACACGACGGCGGCGTCGAGCGACTCCGGCGCTGCGAACGACGCCGCCGACGCGCAGTCCCGGGTTGGGGAACTTCGCACCGCTGTTGAGACGCCCGGATTCGGCCCGGCCCCGGCGCTGATCGGGATCCTGCTGGCGGCCGCGGGGCTGGCGGTTCGACGACGGGGACGGTAA
- a CDS encoding endonuclease III domain-containing protein → MSSQDANWDEAAVRDLHGDLVEVHGAVGGSDAHGADSDAEPGEGVRQLLTTILSQNVADTNTERAAESLFSAYADFDAIESAPTDELAETIRVAGLAQTKATRIQRALAAIRGETGGAYSLAFLDAMGTEEAKAWLTEIKGVGPKTASVVLNFHFGKPTMAVDTHVERVSKRFGLVPESASNARAHDVLDSVIPDELTYPMHVLLIEHGREYCAARNADCTNPVCERHCECEWC, encoded by the coding sequence ATGTCCAGTCAGGACGCGAACTGGGACGAGGCGGCCGTCCGCGATCTCCACGGGGATCTGGTCGAGGTACACGGCGCAGTCGGCGGCAGCGACGCCCACGGCGCAGACAGCGACGCCGAACCGGGCGAAGGCGTCCGGCAACTGCTGACGACGATCCTCTCGCAGAACGTCGCAGACACGAACACCGAGCGGGCCGCCGAGAGCCTCTTCTCGGCGTACGCGGACTTCGACGCCATCGAGTCTGCTCCCACGGACGAACTCGCGGAGACGATCCGCGTCGCCGGTCTCGCACAAACGAAGGCGACGCGTATCCAGCGGGCGCTCGCGGCGATCCGCGGGGAGACCGGCGGCGCGTACTCGCTGGCGTTTCTCGACGCGATGGGCACCGAGGAGGCGAAGGCGTGGCTCACCGAGATCAAAGGCGTCGGACCGAAGACCGCGAGCGTCGTTCTCAACTTCCACTTCGGGAAGCCGACGATGGCCGTCGACACGCACGTCGAGCGCGTGTCCAAGCGGTTCGGGCTCGTCCCGGAGTCGGCGTCGAACGCCCGCGCCCACGACGTGCTCGACAGCGTGATCCCGGACGAACTCACCTACCCGATGCACGTGTTGCTTATCGAGCACGGGCGAGAGTACTGTGCGGCGCGGAACGCGGACTGTACTAACCCGGTGTGTGAACGCCACTGCGAATGCGAGTGGTGTTGA
- a CDS encoding universal stress protein, which produces MYDDLLVPTDGSDGTDAAIEHANALARAFDATVHVLSVVDTRNRFESPSAGVAAEAWVDAERERAEEAVKRVSAAIPDDIDADRTIREGTPVSEITAYAEEADVDAIVMATHGRSGLDRYLVGSVTEKVVRSSHVPVLTVSRREGPGDPDRS; this is translated from the coding sequence ATGTACGACGACCTGCTCGTGCCGACCGACGGCAGCGACGGCACCGACGCCGCCATCGAGCACGCCAACGCCCTCGCGCGGGCGTTCGACGCGACCGTGCACGTGCTTTCGGTGGTCGATACCCGAAACCGATTCGAGAGCCCGTCGGCGGGTGTCGCCGCGGAAGCGTGGGTCGACGCCGAGCGCGAGCGCGCCGAGGAGGCGGTCAAACGCGTCTCGGCCGCGATCCCCGACGACATCGACGCCGACCGCACGATCCGCGAGGGAACGCCGGTCTCGGAGATCACCGCCTACGCCGAGGAGGCCGACGTAGACGCCATCGTCATGGCGACCCACGGTCGCAGCGGACTCGACCGGTATCTGGTGGGGAGTGTAACCGAGAAGGTCGTCCGCTCCTCACACGTCCCGGTGCTCACGGTCTCACGACGGGAGGGTCCCGGCGACCCCGACCGCTCCTGA
- a CDS encoding sulfite exporter TauE/SafE family protein has product MTSSTTDELVETFLRYQHLFVLTAPVLFVLGVYTGAPTPADAGANYWFEYWWLLPVFMLGATIVNTVGISGSALFVPFLIFLFPLVAQPLSPSEIVLVGLVSESFGLSSSALAFVRYGLVDRRLAVSLVVGGLPFVVGGALASFVIPETVFYGLLGIALAAASYLLFRADLGHGDHADDAQEEMEAGADAEAVADGGGHDLPDDDDKPGPAGVETDADGTVTRVDNDGNEYTYDRAGYLERFGNYSVGGAFQGLAGFGIGELGIISMLRTNVPVRVAIGTNHIVVAVTAVIASLVHVFGGAFVDVGHALDLQNVPWNMVVFTVPATVIGGQIAPYVSTAVDTKTIKTGVGILFAVISVALFGMATGVA; this is encoded by the coding sequence ATGACTTCGTCCACGACCGACGAACTCGTCGAGACGTTTCTCAGGTACCAACACCTGTTCGTACTGACCGCGCCCGTGCTGTTCGTCCTCGGAGTGTACACCGGGGCGCCGACGCCCGCGGACGCCGGCGCGAACTACTGGTTTGAGTACTGGTGGCTCCTCCCGGTGTTCATGCTCGGGGCGACGATCGTGAACACGGTCGGGATCAGCGGCTCCGCGCTGTTTGTGCCGTTCCTCATCTTCCTGTTCCCACTGGTCGCACAGCCGCTTTCTCCCTCCGAGATCGTGCTCGTGGGGCTCGTCAGCGAGTCGTTCGGCCTCTCCAGTTCGGCGCTGGCGTTCGTCCGCTACGGGCTCGTGGACCGTCGGCTCGCGGTCTCGCTCGTGGTCGGCGGGCTCCCGTTCGTCGTCGGAGGTGCGCTGGCGTCGTTCGTCATCCCCGAGACGGTCTTCTACGGACTGCTGGGGATCGCGCTGGCGGCGGCGTCGTATCTGCTGTTCCGGGCCGACCTCGGACATGGCGACCACGCCGACGACGCTCAAGAGGAGATGGAGGCCGGAGCCGACGCCGAGGCGGTCGCCGACGGCGGCGGTCACGATCTCCCCGACGACGACGACAAACCCGGCCCGGCCGGCGTCGAGACGGACGCCGACGGGACCGTCACACGCGTCGACAACGACGGCAACGAGTACACCTACGACCGCGCCGGCTACCTCGAACGGTTCGGTAACTACAGCGTCGGCGGCGCATTCCAAGGACTGGCAGGCTTCGGGATCGGCGAGTTGGGGATCATCTCGATGCTGCGCACGAACGTTCCGGTCCGGGTCGCCATCGGGACGAACCACATCGTCGTGGCCGTGACCGCAGTCATCGCGTCGCTCGTTCACGTCTTCGGCGGCGCGTTCGTCGACGTGGGCCACGCGCTCGACCTGCAGAACGTGCCGTGGAACATGGTCGTGTTCACCGTCCCCGCGACGGTGATCGGCGGCCAGATCGCTCCGTACGTCTCCACTGCGGTCGACACCAAAACGATCAAGACGGGCGTCGGGATCCTCTTTGCGGTGATCTCGGTGGCGCTGTTCGGCATGGCGACCGGGGTCGCCTGA
- a CDS encoding ABC transporter ATP-binding protein has protein sequence MTDSTPPEDHDAVSNREKLAAIREVIEYRPSLAVGIVALSVLVGAMEGIGLGFILPIVTVLQDGGGDPSGATRLFLDAYALLGIPFTLEYIVAGVGGVLAVRYALGVCVAWLAAILNAGYRRHLRVESYDAALDARTAYFDEHGSDELLNAVLTQTSYASRAITRIVRAVKTTLVCAAYGFIAFLLAPRLMAATGVVLISFMFVSRYAFESGYGVGDRIARANERVQSVLQAGIQGIREVKLFGLESELRAEFREAVDRHTRASIRKQRDQTALANLNQFFAAATVFGLIYLGARVASLSLAGLGVFLFAMFRLAPRLSSLNGLAYDIDNDLPHLVRTRAFLARLRGDREDWGDESVDSPVERVEFRGVGFGYSTGDGTVLRDVSFAVERGEFVAFVGPSGAGKSTIASLLAGLYRPNEGDISADGVPIERFSVDEWRDRVAVVGQTPHLFNETLRYNLTVGNRDASDATVAEACRIARVTEFLDDLPDGYDTVLGDDGVRLSGGQRQRVAIARALVTDADVVVLDEATSELDSHLEAEVHAGIERLDRDYAVVGIAHRLSTVTDADAIHVMEDGAIVESGTHAELVTDEGAYADLYAAQMEQPSGATLGAGG, from the coding sequence ATGACCGACTCGACTCCGCCCGAGGACCACGACGCCGTATCGAATCGCGAGAAGCTCGCAGCGATCCGCGAGGTAATCGAATACCGACCGTCCCTCGCCGTCGGGATCGTCGCACTGAGCGTCCTCGTGGGGGCGATGGAGGGGATCGGCCTCGGCTTCATCCTCCCGATCGTCACCGTCCTCCAGGATGGAGGCGGCGACCCGTCGGGGGCGACGCGGCTGTTCCTCGATGCGTACGCACTCCTCGGGATTCCGTTCACCCTCGAGTACATCGTCGCCGGCGTCGGTGGCGTCCTCGCGGTTCGGTACGCCCTCGGTGTGTGCGTCGCCTGGCTGGCGGCGATACTCAACGCGGGGTACAGGCGGCACCTCCGGGTCGAGAGCTACGACGCGGCGCTCGACGCACGGACGGCATACTTCGACGAGCACGGCTCGGACGAACTGCTGAACGCCGTGCTAACTCAAACGAGCTATGCCAGCCGCGCGATCACGCGGATCGTTCGCGCGGTCAAGACGACGCTCGTGTGTGCGGCTTACGGGTTCATCGCGTTCCTCTTAGCACCGCGACTGATGGCCGCGACCGGCGTCGTCCTGATCTCGTTCATGTTCGTCAGCCGGTACGCCTTCGAGTCCGGCTACGGCGTCGGCGACCGCATCGCCCGGGCCAACGAGCGCGTCCAGTCGGTTCTCCAGGCGGGGATCCAAGGGATCCGAGAGGTGAAGTTGTTTGGCTTGGAGAGCGAACTCCGCGCGGAGTTCCGGGAGGCGGTTGACCGCCACACGCGGGCGTCCATCCGGAAGCAGCGCGACCAGACAGCGCTCGCGAACCTGAACCAGTTCTTCGCCGCCGCGACGGTGTTCGGGCTGATATACCTCGGCGCGCGGGTCGCATCGCTCTCGTTGGCAGGCCTCGGGGTCTTTCTGTTCGCGATGTTCCGGCTGGCGCCCCGGCTCAGTTCGCTCAACGGGCTCGCGTACGACATCGACAACGACCTGCCGCACCTCGTCCGGACGCGTGCGTTTCTCGCCCGACTCCGGGGAGACCGTGAGGATTGGGGCGACGAATCCGTCGACTCGCCGGTCGAGCGCGTCGAGTTCCGCGGGGTCGGCTTCGGCTACTCGACGGGAGACGGGACAGTGCTCCGGGACGTCTCTTTCGCCGTCGAGCGCGGCGAGTTCGTCGCCTTCGTCGGCCCCTCCGGCGCCGGGAAGTCGACGATCGCGTCGCTCCTGGCCGGGCTCTACCGGCCGAACGAGGGTGATATCAGCGCCGACGGCGTCCCGATCGAGCGGTTCTCCGTCGACGAATGGCGCGACCGCGTCGCGGTTGTGGGCCAGACACCGCACCTGTTCAACGAGACGCTGCGGTACAATCTGACCGTCGGAAACCGGGATGCCTCCGACGCGACGGTCGCGGAGGCGTGCCGGATCGCGCGCGTCACCGAGTTCCTCGACGACTTGCCCGACGGGTACGACACGGTGCTCGGCGACGACGGCGTCAGGCTCTCGGGCGGGCAGCGCCAGCGCGTCGCCATCGCCCGCGCCCTGGTGACCGACGCCGACGTGGTGGTTCTCGACGAGGCGACGAGCGAGCTCGACAGCCACCTCGAAGCGGAGGTGCACGCGGGGATCGAACGGCTCGACCGCGACTACGCAGTCGTCGGGATCGCTCACCGCCTCTCGACGGTCACCGATGCGGACGCGATCCACGTGATGGAAGACGGCGCAATCGTCGAGTCCGGCACTCACGCAGAACTCGTCACCGACGAGGGCGCGTACGCGGACCTGTACGCCGCCCAAATGGAGCAGCCGTCCGGGGCAACTCTCGGTGCTGGCGGCTGA